Genomic DNA from Methanosarcina sp. MTP4:
AAGCAAGAATTAAAGACTAAATATAAAATCAAATTTATATTTGATCTGTTGATGATATATTTGACATTGTTAAGGTATATGAAGATTTCGAACATTCGTATAGGGGGAAGAAAAAGTAATGAGGGGAACCGCACTCGGGGAGTGGAGAAGGAGAAAATATAAGACCTTTACAAAAGGTGGGACCGGAAAGTTTTACCCGGGAATCCCGCTAAAAAGCAGGTCAGCAAGTCCGATACCCATCATCGTAAGAGTTGTTACGATTATCCCTGCAATCATGATCCCGGCAGCAATTGCCGGCAAAGCGTGCCTGAACTTGATCCCGAAGACGAAAGCTGCCGCACAGCCTGTCCAGGCCCCGGTGACGGGAAGGGGAATGGCTACGAAGAGAGTCAGGGCAAAGGTCCCGTATTTTTCAAACCTTTCACTGTGGTTGCGGCGGGTCCTTTCGAAGAGCCAGGAAAAGAAGAGATCAAAAATACTGAAACGCCTGAGGAAGTCCGAAACCGGTTCGAGGAAGAGCAGGAGAGGAACTACAGGGAGCATGTTACCAAGTACCGAGAAAAAATAAGCTGAAAGTGGGCCCATCCCATAGACTCCCATTGCAACAGGGATTGCCCCTCTCAGTTCGGAGATTGGGAGCGAAGCTATGATCATGGTTGCACACCAGTCGGGCACAGCCCTAAGCATTTCTATTAACGCCGCTTCTATAGACATTTTCACCTGCAATGATTAAAGGATAACTTTTCTCCAAACTTCCTTCAAGCTTATCTTCCTGCCTT
This window encodes:
- a CDS encoding small multi-drug export protein — translated: MSIEAALIEMLRAVPDWCATMIIASLPISELRGAIPVAMGVYGMGPLSAYFFSVLGNMLPVVPLLLFLEPVSDFLRRFSIFDLFFSWLFERTRRNHSERFEKYGTFALTLFVAIPLPVTGAWTGCAAAFVFGIKFRHALPAIAAGIMIAGIIVTTLTMMGIGLADLLFSGIPG